In Amaranthus tricolor cultivar Red isolate AtriRed21 chromosome 5, ASM2621246v1, whole genome shotgun sequence, a genomic segment contains:
- the LOC130813602 gene encoding cytochrome P450 736A117-like — protein sequence MMENTIFCLFQDFLQKHLFFYPFTIPFILFVLLLYKSTITISSNGKNTPKSPPKLPIIGNLHQLGKLPHRSLHSLSQRYGKLMLLHLGSKPTLIVSSSKFAQEILKTNDIMFSNRINSYISSKFFYGGKDMSFSPYGDYWKQIRSTCVTQLLSNKKVQSLRSIREEEVGLMVKKIKNSCNLVVNLRELIMIFTNDVICLACFGKKYSHENNEGGKNFYKLLNDAMKLLGNFSLRDVSPWLGWIDKLKGLDDEIKRVAHGLDEILDKVIEETQNKMSSRENIHGGDDKEMNFVEILLEFHKKNKDVFQLDGIKAVIMDMFVGGTDTTYTLIEWTMIELIRHPKVMKQLQQEVRETVGGNGNKVICEDDLEKLTYLKAVVKESLRLHPPFPLIFRWTSQNVKVNGLDVVAGTQVIVNSWAIQRDPSIWEEPKEFRPERFLNNNTYDSKGQNFHNIPFGGGRRICPAISFGVIKAELVIATLIYEFDWELPSGSSIDMTEINGLAVQTRDPPMLIATPFVSG from the exons ATGATGgaaaatacaatattttgtttGTTCCAAGATTTCTTGCAAAAACACTTGTTTTTCTATCCTTTTACCATTCCTTTTATACTTTTTGTGCTACTTTTGTACAAGAGTACTATTACTATTTCAAGCAATGGAAAAAACACACCAAAATCACCACCAAAACTACCCATAATAGGGAACCTTCACCAACTAGGCAAATTACCTCATCGTTCCCTTCACTCATTATCCCAAAGATATGGGAAGCTAATGTTGCTCCATTTAGGTAGCAAACCAACCCTTATTGTATCATCTTCAAAATTTGCTCAAGAAATCTTGAAAACTAATGATATTATGTTTTCAAATAGAATAAATTCTTATATTTCTAGTAAATTTTTCTATGGTGGTAAAGATATGTCTTTTTCACCTTATGGGGATTATTGGAAACAAATTAGAAGTACATGTGTCACTCAACTTTTAAGTAATAAGAAAGTACAATCATTAAGATCAATTAGAGAAGAAGAAGTTGGTTTAATGGTTAAAAAGATTAAGAATTCTTGTAATTTAGTAGTTAATTTAAGGGAGCTTATTATGATTTTCACTAATGATGTTATTTGTCTTGCATGCTTTGGAAAAAAGTATAGTCATGAAAACAATGAAGGAGGTAAAAATTTCTATAAGCTATTGAATGATGCTATGAAGTTGCTTGGGAATTTTAGTTTGAGAGATGTGAGTCCTTGGCTTGGTTGGATTGATAAACTCAAGGGTTTGGATGATGAAATCAAAAGAGTTGCACATGGGTTGGATGAAATTCTTGATAAAGTCATAGAAGAAACTCAAAACAAAATGAGCTCTAGAGAAAACATTCATGGTGGTGATGATAAAGAGATGAACTTTGTGGAGATTTTGCTTGAATTTCATAAGAAGAACAAAGATGTATTTCAACTTGATGGTATCAAAGCCGTTATAATG GATATGTTTGTTGGTGGGACAGACACCACTTACACATTAATAGAATGGACCATGATCGAGCTAATTAGACATCCCAAAGTCATGAAACAATTGCAACAAGAAGTTCGAGAAACCGTAGGAGGCAACGGTAATAAAGTTATTTGTGAAGATGATCTAGAGAAACTAACGTATTTAAAAGCAGTGGTTAAGGAATCACTTAGGCTACACCCACCATTTCCTCTAATCTTCCGATGGACATCACAAAATGTCAAGGTAAATGGTTTGGATGTCGTTGCAGGAACACAAGTTATCGTGAATTCATGGGCAATTCAAAGGGATcccagtatttgggaagaaccCAAAGAATTTCGTCCCGAGAGATTCCTAAACAATAATACATATGATTCAAAGGGTCAAAATTTTCACAATATTCCTTTTGGTGGCGGGAGAAGAATTTGTCCTGCGATATCATTCGGTGTTATTAAAGCCGAGTTAGTGATTGCGACTCTTATTTATGAGTTTGATTGGGAATTACCAAGCGGAAGTTCAATAGACATGACCGAAATCAATGGTTTAGCCGTTCAAACACGAGATCCTCCTATGCTTATTGCCACTCCCTTCGTAAGCGGTTGA
- the LOC130812994 gene encoding cytochrome P450 71A25-like produces MNSETLKMFNLFQSLLQNPKFNNVLPLFIPLLLVVLFLEKSFSSNGKKTPPSPPKLPIIGNLHQLGALTHRSLLELSNRYGKLMLLHFGYQPTLIVSSADLAQEVLKSNDIIVSNRPSSSIAKTFFYNATDMSFSPYGDYWRQIRSICVSKLLSTKKVQSLRVIREEETSLIVEKIKKSNGSVFNLREIIMSFTNDLICRASFGKKYIENNEGGGNFKKLLNDAMKLLGNNSFKDISPWLGWMDRLKGLDCEVDRVSKGLDHILENVVQENQIKMNNEQNNIIHTTQDHYNGMNFVEILLQAQKDNKVALQPHSIKAVIMDMFIGGTDTIYTLIEWAMIEIIRHPIVMKELKEELKKIVGGKGTKLSEDDLEKLTYLKAVVKETLRLHPPFPMIFRKFSKDVNINGYDINAGTHAIINLLAIQRDQVFWKEPEEFIPERFLDNSYDFNGQNFNYIPFGAGRKICPAIGFGVIKAEFAIATLIHEFDWETPNGSAIDITEIKGLAAQTRDPPMLIATPVVSN; encoded by the exons ATGAATTCAGAAACTCttaaaatgtttaatttatttcaatcttTATTACAAAACCCCAAGTTTAACAATGTTCTCCCATTATTCATTCCTTTATTGCTAGTGGtgctatttttggaaaaaagttTTTCTAGCAATGGAAAAAAAACACCACCATCTCCACCAAAACTACCAATAATAGGGAACCTTCACCAACTTGGTGCTTTAACACATCGATCACTTCTAGAATTGTCTAACCGATATGGAAAACTTATGTTGCTCCATTTCGGCTACCAACCAACCCTAATCGTATCATCAGCAGATTTAGCTCAAGAAGTCCTTAAAAGTAATGACATTATTGTCTCTAATAGGCCAAGTTCTAGCATTGCCAAGACATTTTTCTATAATGCTACGGATATGTCTTTTTCTCCTTATGGGGATTATTGGAGGCAAATTAGAAGTATTTGTGTGTCTAAACTTTTGAGTACTAAGAAAGTTCAATCTTTACGGGTTATAAGAGAAGAGGAGACTTCTTTAATTGttgaaaaaattaagaaatctAATGGTTCAGTATTTAATTTGAGGGAGATTATTATGAGTTTTACGAATGATTTGATTTGTAGGGCATCTTTTGGTAAGAAGTATATTGAAAATAATGAGGGGGGTGGTAATTTTAAGAAGCTATTGAATGATGCTATGAAGTTGCTTGGGAATAATAGCTTTAAAGATATTAGCCCTTGGCTTGGTTGGATGGATCGACTTAAGGGTTTAGATTGTGAAGTTGATAGAGTTTCTAAAGGATTGGatcatattcttgaaaatgTTGTGcaagaaaatcaaattaaaatgaataatgaacaaaataacataattcATACTACACAAGACCATTACAATGGGATGAACTTTGTGGAGATTTTGCTACAAGCTCAAAAGGACAACAAAGTTGCACTTCAACCTCATAGCATCAAAGCTGTTATAATG GATATGTTTATTGGTGGGACGGATACAATATATACACTTATAGAATGGGCAATGATTGAAATAATTAGACATCCCATAGTTATGAAAGAATTAAAGGAAGAGCTTAAAAAAATTGTTGGAGGAAAGGGCACAAAGCTAAGCGAAGATGATTTGGAGAAATTAACGTATTTAAAAGCCGTGGTGAAGGAAACACTTAGACTACATCCTCCATTTCCTATGATTTTTCGAAAGTTTTCAAAGGATGTCAATATAAATGGTTATGACATAAATGCGGGAACACATGCAATCATAAATTTATTGGCAATTCAAAGAGATCAAGTTTTCTGGAAAGAACCAGAAGAATTTATTCCAGAGAGATTTCTAGACAACTCATATGATTTTAAcggtcaaaattttaattatattccgTTTGGAGCGGGAAGAAAAATATGTCCAGCTATAGGATTTGGTGTAATCAAAGCCGAGTTTGCAATTGCTACTCTTATACATGAGTTTGATTGGGAGACACCCAATGGGAGTGCGATTGATATTACTGAAATAAAAGGTCTGGCTGCACAAACAAGAGATCCTCCTATGCTTATTGCAACTCCGGTTGTAAGCAATTAA